In one window of Desulforhabdus amnigena DNA:
- the rpsG gene encoding 30S ribosomal protein S7, with translation MPRRREVPKRYVLPDPKYNSKLAAKFINNVMLKGKKSVAENIFYGALDLIEQRSKQDPLELFNKALDNVRPIIEVKSRRVGGATYQVPVEVRHERRDALAMRWIINYANQRSEKTMVQRLAGELQDAAQGRGGSVKKREDTHRMAEANKAFAHYRW, from the coding sequence ATGCCAAGAAGAAGAGAAGTTCCAAAACGTTATGTCTTGCCGGACCCAAAATACAATAGCAAGCTGGCGGCAAAGTTTATCAACAATGTGATGCTCAAGGGCAAGAAGAGTGTTGCTGAAAACATTTTCTATGGAGCGCTCGATCTGATCGAGCAAAGGTCCAAGCAGGATCCTCTGGAGCTGTTCAACAAAGCCCTGGACAATGTCCGGCCCATTATCGAGGTCAAGTCCAGACGTGTGGGTGGCGCCACATACCAGGTTCCCGTGGAAGTGCGTCATGAAAGAAGAGACGCTTTGGCCATGCGCTGGATCATCAACTACGCCAATCAGCGCTCGGAAAAGACGATGGTCCAAAGGCTTGCCGGTGAATTGCAGGACGCAGCACAGGGTCGGGGTGGATCGGTCAAAAAACGGGAAGACACGCATCGCATGGCAGAAGCGAACAAGGCCTTTGCTCACTATAGGTGGTAA
- the rplD gene encoding 50S ribosomal protein L4 gives MPTVDVYNTNRDVVGQLELDDTVFGVTVKPHVMHEVVLYQLAKRRAGTAKVKGRSEVAGGGKKPWRQKGTGRARAGTSRSPVWRGGGTIHGPQPRSYDMKVPKKVRKLAVKMALSQKLIDQELTVLDQLQLERIKTKDFAAILDRFQLRKTLVVIAQPDDTVERSARNIPNVKVLRSEGLNVYDLLNYHNVLLTQETVGRIEESLGS, from the coding sequence ATGCCAACTGTGGATGTTTACAATACCAATCGTGATGTAGTAGGACAGCTTGAGCTGGATGACACCGTTTTTGGCGTCACGGTGAAGCCCCATGTCATGCATGAGGTGGTGCTTTATCAACTTGCAAAGCGTCGCGCGGGAACAGCAAAAGTCAAAGGACGCAGTGAAGTGGCAGGGGGCGGCAAAAAGCCCTGGCGCCAGAAAGGCACCGGACGGGCGCGGGCGGGGACCAGCCGATCCCCGGTTTGGCGCGGCGGTGGAACCATTCACGGACCTCAACCGCGTTCCTATGACATGAAGGTTCCCAAAAAGGTGCGTAAGCTCGCCGTCAAGATGGCCCTTTCACAGAAGCTCATCGATCAGGAACTGACGGTACTCGACCAGCTCCAGCTGGAGCGTATCAAAACCAAGGATTTTGCTGCCATCCTCGACCGCTTCCAGCTTCGCAAGACGCTCGTGGTGATCGCTCAACCGGACGATACCGTTGAAAGATCAGCACGCAATATTCCCAATGTCAAGGTTTTGCGATCTGAAGGGTTGAATGTTTACGACTTGCTCAATTACCACAACGTTCTCCTTACCCAGGAAACAGTTGGGAGAATAGAGGAGTCCTTAGGATCATGA
- a CDS encoding 50S ribosomal protein L23: protein MNHKSYQILKRPLVTEKSTIEKEDRNKLYFEVDRRANKIEIKEAVEQIFKVNVLDVTTITMKGKKKRVGRFFTKRPDWKKALVTIKAGQRVEFFEGV from the coding sequence ATGAACCATAAATCATATCAGATTCTCAAACGGCCTCTGGTCACTGAGAAGAGTACCATTGAGAAAGAGGATCGCAACAAGCTTTATTTCGAAGTCGATCGCCGCGCCAATAAGATCGAAATCAAGGAAGCCGTTGAACAGATCTTCAAGGTGAATGTGCTGGATGTCACCACCATCACTATGAAAGGCAAAAAGAAGCGTGTAGGTCGCTTCTTCACCAAACGTCCTGACTGGAAGAAGGCCCTGGTCACCATCAAGGCTGGCCAACGCGTTGAATTCTTCGAAGGCGTCTAA
- the tuf gene encoding elongation factor Tu, with protein MAKKKFERTKPHVNVGTIGHIDHGKTTLTAAITKQLAKRGKADFVPFDQIDKAPEERERGITIATAHVEYETDKRHYAHVDCPGHADYIKNMITGAAQMDGAILVVAADDGPMPQTREHILLSRQVGVPYIVVFLNKVDMVDDPELIELVELELRELLSKYGFPGDDIPIIPGSALKALEAESPDDPNAKCIFDLMDAIDAYIPDPVRDVDKPFLMPIEDVFSISGRGTVVTGRVERGVIKVGEEVEIVGFKPTFKTVCTGVEMFRKTLDMGQAGDNIGVLMRGTKRDEVERGQVVAKPGSITPHTKFKAEVYVLKKEEGGRHTPFFPGYRPQFYFRTTDVTGIMTLPEGVEMVMPGDNISTEVALITPVALEKELRFAIREGGRTVGAGVITEIIE; from the coding sequence ATGGCGAAGAAGAAGTTTGAGCGGACCAAGCCGCACGTGAATGTGGGGACGATTGGACACATCGACCATGGCAAAACGACCTTGACGGCTGCGATCACCAAGCAGTTGGCCAAGCGCGGCAAGGCGGATTTCGTTCCGTTCGATCAGATCGACAAGGCGCCCGAGGAACGTGAACGCGGTATCACCATCGCTACCGCGCACGTGGAATATGAAACGGACAAACGGCACTACGCCCATGTGGACTGCCCGGGCCACGCGGACTATATCAAGAACATGATCACCGGAGCCGCTCAAATGGACGGCGCCATTCTCGTCGTGGCGGCAGATGACGGTCCCATGCCTCAGACACGGGAGCACATCTTGCTTTCCCGTCAGGTCGGCGTTCCCTACATCGTCGTCTTCCTGAACAAGGTGGATATGGTGGACGATCCCGAACTGATCGAACTCGTGGAACTCGAGCTCCGTGAACTCCTGAGCAAGTACGGGTTCCCGGGCGACGATATTCCCATCATCCCGGGTTCGGCCCTGAAGGCCCTGGAAGCCGAAAGCCCAGACGATCCCAATGCAAAGTGCATCTTCGACCTCATGGATGCCATCGACGCCTACATCCCCGACCCGGTGCGCGACGTGGACAAGCCTTTCCTCATGCCCATCGAAGACGTCTTCTCCATCAGCGGCCGCGGCACCGTTGTGACCGGCCGTGTGGAACGCGGGGTCATCAAGGTGGGTGAGGAAGTGGAAATCGTAGGATTCAAACCCACTTTCAAAACGGTGTGCACCGGCGTGGAAATGTTCCGCAAGACCCTCGACATGGGTCAGGCGGGTGACAATATCGGTGTGCTCATGCGCGGCACCAAGCGCGACGAAGTGGAGCGCGGCCAGGTAGTGGCCAAGCCCGGCAGCATCACGCCACACACCAAATTCAAAGCCGAGGTCTACGTACTCAAAAAGGAAGAAGGTGGGCGCCATACCCCCTTCTTCCCAGGCTACCGGCCTCAGTTCTATTTTCGCACCACTGACGTGACCGGCATCATGACCCTTCCCGAAGGCGTTGAAATGGTTATGCCCGGTGACAACATCAGCACGGAAGTCGCACTGATCACTCCCGTTGCCCTCGAAAAGGAACTCCGTTTCGCCATTCGCGAAGGCGGACGTACTGTGGGCGCTGGCGTCATCACTGAAATCATCGAGTAA
- the rpsS gene encoding 30S ribosomal protein S19 — MPRSLKKGPFVDGHLFDKVSKAKDTGDRKVIKTWSRRSTILPEFVGITLAVHNGKKFIPVFISENMVGHKLGEFAPTRTFYGHAGDKKSKVKGKK, encoded by the coding sequence ATGCCTCGCTCTTTAAAAAAGGGACCATTTGTTGATGGTCATTTGTTCGACAAAGTTTCTAAGGCCAAGGATACGGGTGATCGTAAGGTCATCAAGACTTGGTCGAGGAGATCCACCATCCTACCCGAGTTTGTCGGCATCACCCTTGCCGTCCACAACGGCAAGAAATTTATTCCTGTTTTCATTTCAGAAAATATGGTGGGTCACAAACTTGGAGAATTCGCTCCTACCAGGACCTTCTACGGCCATGCTGGTGACAAGAAGTCTAAAGTGAAAGGGAAGAAGTAA
- the rpsJ gene encoding 30S ribosomal protein S10 yields MTNQRIRIRLKAYDHKLLDQSTNEIVMTAKKTGARVAGPIPLPTKIHKYTVLRSPHVDKKSREQFEIRVHKRLIDILEPTQQTVDSLMKLDLSAGVDVEIKL; encoded by the coding sequence ATGACGAATCAAAGAATTCGCATCCGCTTGAAGGCATACGATCACAAGTTACTTGACCAGTCAACGAATGAAATCGTCATGACGGCCAAGAAGACTGGCGCGCGGGTGGCGGGACCCATTCCCCTTCCAACGAAGATTCACAAGTACACGGTCCTGCGATCTCCACACGTGGACAAAAAGTCGCGTGAGCAATTCGAAATTCGCGTCCATAAACGACTCATCGACATCTTGGAACCGACACAGCAGACCGTAGATTCGCTCATGAAACTGGATCTTTCTGCGGGAGTCGACGTAGAGATCAAGCTCTAG
- the rpsQ gene encoding 30S ribosomal protein S17 produces the protein MEEQKSARKTRVGVVTSNKMDKTVVVSVARLVHHQKYRKFIRRQNKFKAHDALNACQIGDRVLIEESRPLSKDKRWVVVKVLEKAAI, from the coding sequence ATGGAAGAGCAGAAGTCAGCGAGAAAGACACGCGTCGGCGTGGTGACAAGCAATAAAATGGACAAAACTGTTGTGGTATCAGTTGCCCGTCTTGTGCATCACCAAAAGTATCGTAAATTTATTCGCCGCCAAAACAAGTTCAAAGCCCATGATGCACTCAATGCATGTCAGATAGGCGATCGTGTTCTCATCGAGGAGAGCCGCCCGCTCAGCAAGGACAAGCGATGGGTGGTCGTCAAGGTCTTGGAAAAAGCGGCCATATAG
- the rpsC gene encoding 30S ribosomal protein S3, with translation MGQKVHPTGFRLGVIKTWDSKWFATKDYAKLVYEDRKIRDYIKGRLFHAGIAKVEIERAANKVKIRIFTARPGIVIGKKGSEIEALRKDLEKKFKREILIDIQEVRRPELDSTLVGENIALQLVRRVAFRRAMKRAVTSALKFGAKGVRVASSGRLGGAEMARREWYREGRVPLHTLRADIDYGTALAKTTYGIIGVKVWIFKGEVLP, from the coding sequence TTGGGACAAAAGGTACATCCGACGGGATTTCGTCTGGGCGTTATTAAGACTTGGGATTCGAAATGGTTTGCGACCAAAGACTATGCCAAGCTAGTTTACGAAGATCGTAAGATCCGTGATTATATCAAGGGGCGTCTCTTCCACGCCGGCATCGCTAAGGTGGAAATCGAACGCGCAGCCAATAAGGTAAAGATCCGTATTTTTACGGCGCGCCCCGGCATCGTCATCGGGAAGAAAGGCTCCGAGATTGAAGCACTTCGCAAAGATCTCGAGAAAAAATTCAAAAGAGAGATCCTCATCGACATCCAGGAGGTCCGTCGGCCGGAACTGGACAGCACGCTGGTGGGGGAAAACATCGCTCTTCAACTTGTTCGCCGCGTCGCTTTTCGCCGGGCAATGAAGCGTGCAGTGACATCCGCTCTCAAGTTTGGAGCCAAGGGTGTCCGGGTTGCATCCTCCGGGAGGCTGGGTGGCGCCGAAATGGCTCGACGTGAATGGTACCGCGAAGGCAGGGTGCCTCTTCATACTCTCAGGGCAGATATCGACTATGGCACCGCCCTCGCCAAGACGACCTATGGCATTATTGGAGTCAAAGTTTGGATTTTTAAGGGCGAGGTTCTCCCCTGA
- the rpmC gene encoding 50S ribosomal protein L29 yields the protein MKASSLRDMTKDELLQKLAELREALFNLKFQHVTGQLENTAQLPKTRRNIAQILTVLREMEHKTAA from the coding sequence ATGAAAGCCAGTTCTTTACGTGATATGACAAAAGACGAACTTCTTCAGAAGCTCGCCGAGCTTCGCGAAGCTCTTTTCAATCTTAAATTTCAGCATGTCACCGGACAGCTGGAAAACACCGCTCAACTCCCCAAGACACGAAGGAATATTGCTCAGATCCTGACGGTCTTGCGTGAGATGGAACATAAAACTGCGGCATGA
- the rplV gene encoding 50S ribosomal protein L22, translating into MEVRAVSKYLRISPHKARLVANLVRGKKVGEALTILKYTPKKSGRLINKTLRSAVANAENTQTMDIDNLFVKSIYIDEGPRLKRFRPRAMGRATRILKGSSHITVVLSEK; encoded by the coding sequence ATGGAAGTGAGAGCCGTTAGCAAATACCTGCGCATTTCTCCCCACAAAGCGCGCCTGGTGGCAAACTTGGTGCGCGGCAAAAAAGTGGGGGAAGCCTTGACGATTCTCAAGTACACGCCGAAAAAGAGTGGCCGTCTTATCAATAAGACTTTACGATCTGCAGTCGCCAATGCTGAAAACACTCAGACCATGGACATCGACAACCTTTTTGTGAAGAGCATTTATATTGATGAGGGGCCGCGTTTGAAGCGTTTCAGGCCTCGGGCCATGGGGCGTGCAACCAGGATCCTCAAAGGCAGCAGCCACATTACCGTGGTTTTGTCTGAAAAATAG
- the rplB gene encoding 50S ribosomal protein L2, with protein sequence MGIRKVNPTSPGRRFQTHATFDEITCTQPEKSLLQPLKKSGGRNNTGRVTAWHRGGGHKRQYRIIDFKRNKENIPAKVASIEYDPNRSANIALLHYADGEKRYILAPVGLTVGDTVLAGPEADIKPGNCLRLANIPLGTILHNIELRPGKGGQLARSAGSSTQLIAKEGKNAILRLPSSEMRMVPLECKASIGQVGNIDHENLSLGKAGRKRWQGKRPHVRGVAMNPVDHPMGGGEGRSSGGRHPCTPWGIPTKGYRTRKSKHSDKLIVHRRK encoded by the coding sequence ATGGGCATTAGAAAAGTGAATCCGACCTCCCCTGGCCGTCGGTTTCAGACACATGCCACGTTTGATGAAATCACTTGCACCCAACCGGAAAAGAGCCTGTTGCAGCCCCTCAAGAAAAGTGGCGGCCGCAACAATACGGGTCGGGTTACGGCATGGCATCGGGGTGGTGGGCACAAGCGTCAATATCGAATCATCGACTTCAAACGGAACAAAGAAAATATTCCCGCTAAAGTCGCTAGCATAGAGTACGATCCCAACCGGTCCGCCAATATTGCGCTCCTTCACTATGCAGATGGTGAGAAACGCTATATTCTGGCACCCGTTGGGCTGACTGTGGGCGACACCGTACTTGCAGGTCCCGAAGCCGATATCAAGCCCGGCAACTGCTTGCGCCTTGCAAATATTCCGCTCGGCACTATCTTGCACAATATCGAGCTCAGACCCGGCAAGGGCGGACAGCTTGCACGTTCTGCAGGTTCCAGTACGCAGCTCATTGCCAAGGAGGGCAAGAACGCAATTTTGCGCCTCCCCTCCAGTGAGATGCGCATGGTGCCCCTGGAATGCAAAGCCTCGATCGGTCAGGTGGGGAACATCGACCATGAGAACCTCTCTCTTGGCAAAGCCGGTCGGAAGCGTTGGCAGGGCAAGAGGCCCCATGTCCGCGGCGTCGCCATGAACCCGGTGGACCATCCCATGGGTGGCGGTGAGGGAAGAAGCTCCGGTGGTCGACATCCCTGTACCCCTTGGGGTATTCCCACAAAGGGCTACCGTACAAGGAAATCCAAACACAGCGACAAACTCATTGTACATCGCCGTAAGTAG
- the rpsL gene encoding 30S ribosomal protein S12 codes for MPTINQLVRKGREEIKKKSTTPALQNCPQKRGVCVRVYTTTPKKPNSALRKIARVRLTNGIEVTSYIPGIGHNLQEHSVVLIRGGRVKDLPGVRYHIIRGTLDALGVANRKQGRSKYGAKKPK; via the coding sequence ATGCCCACTATCAACCAGTTGGTGCGAAAAGGCAGAGAAGAGATCAAGAAGAAGTCCACTACACCGGCTCTTCAGAACTGTCCCCAGAAGCGTGGAGTATGTGTACGCGTTTACACCACTACTCCCAAAAAGCCGAATTCGGCATTGCGAAAAATCGCCCGTGTTCGATTGACAAACGGCATCGAGGTAACCTCATACATCCCCGGCATCGGGCATAATTTGCAGGAACACTCCGTTGTACTGATTCGAGGGGGTCGTGTGAAGGACTTGCCCGGTGTGCGTTATCATATTATTCGTGGCACCCTGGATGCTCTCGGAGTGGCGAATCGAAAGCAGGGACGTTCCAAGTACGGCGCCAAGAAACCAAAATAG
- the rplP gene encoding 50S ribosomal protein L16, translating into MLAPKRVKFRKQQKGRMKGTAFRGSDISFGDFGLKALGCGYLTSRQIEAARIAITRHVKRGGKVWIRIFPDKPFTKKPAETRMGKGKGSPEGWVAVIKPGRILYEIKGVPESVAREALSLASHKLPIPLRFVSRQDIL; encoded by the coding sequence ATGTTAGCACCTAAAAGAGTTAAATTTCGTAAACAACAAAAAGGCCGCATGAAAGGCACCGCCTTTCGCGGAAGCGATATCAGCTTCGGCGATTTTGGCCTCAAGGCGCTCGGCTGTGGTTATCTCACTTCGCGACAGATTGAGGCCGCACGTATCGCCATTACGCGCCACGTCAAGCGCGGTGGGAAAGTCTGGATTCGCATTTTTCCGGACAAACCCTTTACGAAGAAGCCTGCGGAAACACGTATGGGTAAAGGAAAAGGATCTCCGGAAGGTTGGGTGGCCGTTATCAAGCCGGGCCGCATCCTTTACGAAATCAAGGGAGTTCCTGAATCTGTCGCCCGGGAAGCTCTGAGCCTGGCGTCTCACAAGCTTCCTATTCCTCTGCGTTTCGTATCAAGACAGGATATCCTATGA
- the rplC gene encoding 50S ribosomal protein L3, translated as MIKAIIGRKLEMTQVFTEDGTNVPVTLVQVGPCTISQIKTVERDGYSALQIAFETCKPKNINKPLKGHLDKVGKGYFKVLREVRMDDVSQYELGQDVTVENFQIGERIDVIGTSKGKGYAGTIKRWGFQRGPDGHGSKNVREPGSTGNATFPGRVIKGKKMPGQKGNKRVTTMGLKIIDVRPEDNLLLVKGAIPGARNGIVFIRKTNRV; from the coding sequence ATGATCAAAGCTATAATTGGACGCAAATTGGAAATGACCCAGGTTTTCACCGAGGACGGCACGAACGTTCCCGTTACTCTGGTGCAGGTCGGTCCCTGCACCATCTCCCAGATCAAGACGGTGGAGAGGGACGGCTACTCAGCGCTGCAAATTGCGTTCGAAACCTGTAAACCCAAAAATATCAACAAGCCCTTGAAGGGACACCTTGATAAGGTCGGCAAAGGCTATTTCAAGGTCCTTCGTGAAGTCCGCATGGACGATGTGAGCCAATACGAATTGGGTCAAGACGTTACCGTTGAGAATTTTCAGATCGGTGAACGTATTGACGTGATCGGCACCAGCAAGGGCAAAGGTTATGCCGGGACCATCAAGCGCTGGGGTTTTCAAAGGGGTCCAGACGGCCATGGTTCCAAGAATGTTAGGGAGCCCGGTTCAACGGGTAACGCCACTTTCCCCGGTCGAGTCATCAAGGGGAAAAAGATGCCCGGCCAAAAGGGCAACAAGCGCGTTACCACCATGGGCCTTAAGATCATAGACGTACGCCCTGAAGACAATTTGCTTTTGGTTAAAGGGGCAATTCCGGGCGCCAGAAATGGAATCGTATTTATCCGGAAAACCAACCGGGTCTGA